In one window of Shewanella goraebulensis DNA:
- the flhA gene encoding flagellar biosynthesis protein FlhA: MNWFAQVFTGNRSYIGIPIMLLAILAMVILPLPPWLLDILFTFNIVLAVMVLLVSVSIRRPLEFSVFPTILLIATLMRLTLNVASTRVVLIEGHNGGDSAGKVIQAFGEVVIGGNYVVGAVIFLILMIINFVVITKGGERISEVSARFTLDALPGKQMAIDADLNAGVLTQEQARIRRQEVAREADFYGSMDGASKFVRGDAIAGILILMINIIGGISIGVFMHDMGASDAFKTFVLLAIGDGLVAQIPSLLLATAAAIIVTRVSDAEEMPEQLQKQLLANPKTLATASIVMLILGVVPGMPAMVFISFAAILAFASWKQSQNKPEVVETKLEQKLESNTAEPSPPSWDALPYTDLIEVRLGYQLVHLVERTKGAELQKRLTGIRRTLSEQAGFLLAEVRVRDNLSLAPNAYQINMMGNPAVIAELQSEKLMAIQSGPVFGDIDGIITKEPAYNMDAIWIEQDLKARALNLGYSVVDNATVIATHVSKLIRENLPDMLQHDDVLALSDRLAKQSPKLAEALNNALTPIVQLKVYRLLLKEQVSLKDIRTIATTLLDCSENSKDPVLLAADVRCALRNNIVHSIAGAEPKLNVLTLAPELEQTLMNALTQSQQQGQVALDSFPVDPTLLAQLQQGMPQILADAKEQGHSPMLLVAPQLRPILARYALAFARGLHVLSYNEIPENRELMVAGQLG, translated from the coding sequence ATGAATTGGTTTGCGCAAGTATTTACTGGCAATCGGAGCTATATCGGTATTCCGATAATGTTATTAGCCATTTTGGCAATGGTGATTTTACCTTTGCCACCTTGGTTACTGGATATTCTTTTCACCTTCAACATTGTCTTAGCTGTGATGGTGTTACTGGTCAGTGTGTCTATTCGTAGGCCGCTAGAGTTTTCGGTGTTCCCGACAATTTTGCTCATCGCCACTTTAATGCGTTTAACCCTGAACGTGGCCTCTACTCGTGTGGTATTGATCGAGGGTCATAATGGTGGGGATTCTGCAGGTAAGGTAATTCAAGCCTTTGGTGAAGTGGTTATTGGCGGTAATTATGTTGTCGGTGCAGTCATCTTTTTAATCTTAATGATCATTAATTTTGTGGTGATCACCAAAGGTGGCGAGCGTATTTCAGAAGTATCAGCTCGTTTTACACTAGATGCCTTACCAGGCAAACAAATGGCCATTGATGCCGACTTAAATGCTGGAGTTCTTACTCAAGAGCAGGCACGAATTCGTCGCCAAGAAGTAGCGCGAGAAGCGGACTTTTATGGCTCGATGGATGGTGCTTCTAAGTTTGTTCGTGGTGACGCCATTGCTGGTATTTTGATTCTGATGATTAACATCATCGGCGGTATTTCCATTGGTGTGTTCATGCACGATATGGGCGCATCTGATGCTTTTAAAACTTTTGTACTCTTGGCTATTGGTGATGGTCTGGTTGCGCAAATCCCGTCGTTATTACTGGCAACAGCAGCTGCAATCATTGTTACTCGTGTTTCTGATGCTGAAGAAATGCCAGAGCAACTACAAAAACAGCTGCTTGCTAATCCAAAAACCTTAGCGACCGCCTCTATAGTGATGCTGATACTCGGTGTGGTGCCAGGTATGCCTGCGATGGTCTTTATTTCGTTTGCAGCGATACTTGCATTTGCATCGTGGAAACAGAGCCAGAATAAGCCCGAGGTGGTGGAAACCAAGCTTGAGCAAAAGCTAGAAAGCAATACCGCTGAACCGTCACCGCCCAGTTGGGATGCGCTGCCTTATACTGACTTAATTGAAGTTAGATTAGGCTATCAATTAGTGCATTTGGTTGAGCGCACTAAAGGTGCTGAGTTGCAAAAACGTCTAACAGGTATTCGCCGCACCTTGTCAGAACAAGCAGGATTTTTATTAGCAGAAGTGCGGGTGAGAGATAACCTGTCATTAGCACCCAATGCTTATCAAATTAATATGATGGGTAATCCAGCGGTGATAGCAGAGCTGCAATCTGAAAAGTTAATGGCAATTCAAAGTGGTCCTGTTTTTGGGGATATTGATGGCATTATTACTAAAGAACCTGCGTATAACATGGATGCTATTTGGATTGAGCAGGACTTAAAAGCCCGAGCGCTTAATTTAGGTTATTCAGTGGTTGATAACGCCACTGTGATAGCTACGCATGTGAGTAAACTCATTCGCGAAAACTTACCTGATATGTTGCAGCATGATGATGTTCTAGCATTAAGCGACCGCTTAGCTAAGCAGTCGCCTAAACTGGCTGAAGCATTAAATAATGCGCTAACGCCGATTGTGCAGTTAAAGGTGTATCGCTTATTGCTTAAAGAGCAGGTGTCGCTTAAAGATATCCGGACTATCGCTACGACGTTATTGGATTGCAGCGAAAACAGTAAAGACCCAGTGTTGTTAGCTGCTGATGTACGTTGTGCCCTTCGAAACAACATTGTTCACAGCATCGCGGGGGCCGAACCTAAGCTTAATGTGTTAACTCTTGCGCCTGAGCTTGAGCAAACATTGATGAACGCGCTTACTCAGTCGCAGCAGCAAGGGCAAGTGGCTTTAGATAGCTTCCCAGTTGACCCAACATTACTGGCTCAACTGCAACAAGGCATGCCGCAGATTTTAGCTGACGCGAAAGAGCAAGGTCATAGCCCTATGTTGTTAGTAGCGCCTCAATTAAGACCAATTCTCGCACGCTATGCACTAGCCTTTGCCAGAGGGTTACATGTGCTGTCTTACAATGAAATCCCTGAAAACCGAGAGTTAATGGTAGCGGGGCAGTTAGGCTAG
- the flhB gene encoding flagellar biosynthesis protein FlhB, producing MSNKDTGQSKTEDATPQKLKKAREQGQVPRSKDLAASALIIGCAVMLTSSADWIASEMAEITRFNMNITREQLDEPKMLEMHMGAAVMGILHILGPLFILVGAIAMIAGAMPGGPLFSIKNAFFKYSRIDPIAGLGRMVSIKSLVELVKSILKITLLIGIMLYFLKSNMQGIMASSQLPVDEAVRYSIDTISAGMFYLGVGLLIITFIDVPYQYWHHHKELKMSHQEVKDEHKQQDGKPEIKAKIRQMQQKISRSRADNAVPQADVLLVNPTHYSVALRYDAGKADAPYVISKGVDELALYMREVAQRHDVEIIEIPALARAIYYSTKIEQQIPAALFVAIAHVLSYVLQIKAARTGSQDKPEPLPHFYIPPHLRHD from the coding sequence ATGAGTAATAAAGATACTGGTCAAAGCAAAACAGAAGACGCAACTCCGCAGAAGTTAAAAAAAGCCCGCGAGCAAGGGCAAGTTCCCCGTTCAAAAGATTTAGCTGCATCAGCGTTGATTATTGGCTGCGCGGTTATGCTAACTAGTAGTGCCGATTGGATTGCCAGTGAAATGGCTGAAATCACTCGCTTTAATATGAATATCACTAGAGAGCAACTCGATGAACCCAAAATGCTAGAGATGCATATGGGCGCAGCTGTAATGGGTATTCTGCATATTCTTGGGCCTTTATTCATCTTAGTGGGCGCGATTGCGATGATTGCAGGGGCTATGCCTGGTGGGCCACTTTTTAGTATTAAAAATGCATTTTTTAAATATAGCCGTATTGACCCTATAGCAGGTTTAGGGCGAATGGTATCGATAAAATCCTTAGTTGAACTCGTTAAGTCGATACTTAAAATTACCTTGTTGATTGGCATTATGCTGTATTTCTTAAAAAGTAATATGCAGGGCATTATGGCCAGCAGTCAGTTGCCTGTTGATGAAGCGGTGCGATATAGCATTGATACGATTTCCGCTGGTATGTTCTACCTCGGTGTGGGCTTATTGATCATTACTTTTATCGACGTGCCTTATCAGTATTGGCATCATCACAAAGAGTTAAAAATGTCTCATCAAGAAGTTAAAGATGAGCATAAACAGCAAGATGGTAAGCCAGAAATAAAAGCTAAAATTCGCCAGATGCAGCAAAAAATCAGTCGATCTCGCGCTGATAATGCGGTGCCTCAAGCGGATGTATTACTGGTTAACCCAACTCATTATTCCGTTGCACTTCGTTATGATGCCGGTAAGGCAGATGCACCTTATGTCATTTCTAAAGGTGTAGATGAGCTGGCCTTATATATGCGTGAAGTTGCCCAGCGACATGATGTTGAGATTATCGAAATCCCAGCGCTTGCTCGTGCAATATATTATTCCACCAAAATTGAACAACAAATTCCGGCGGCATTATTTGTCGCCATTGCACATGTATTAAGTTACGTGCTGCAAATTAAAGCAGCAAGAACGGGCTCTCAGGATAAGCCTGAACCGTTACCGCATTTTTATATTCCTCCACATTTACGACATGATTAA
- the fliR gene encoding flagellar biosynthetic protein FliR, with protein MLSLTSIQISSFIGTFWWPFCRFMGAFIVMPFLSSNYIPAKIRILFAVLLSALVAPLLPPVPAVDALSFGALLLAIEQLLVGFMLALFLLLLISVMTKMGAMMSMQMGLAMAIMNDPANGNSNPILGQWFLLYGTLLFLALDGHLVAIGVIVDSFYLWPIGRGVFELPLMGLVERVGWLFAAAFMLALPAIVAMLMVNLTFGVLSKSAPSLNVFALGFPMSMLMGLFCVFFSFSGLASRYSDICLDALSAMHQFIGG; from the coding sequence ATGCTGTCGCTAACATCAATTCAAATCAGTTCATTTATCGGTACCTTTTGGTGGCCGTTTTGTCGTTTTATGGGGGCATTTATTGTGATGCCTTTTTTAAGCAGTAATTATATTCCTGCGAAGATTCGAATCTTATTTGCAGTATTGCTTAGCGCTCTAGTGGCTCCATTATTGCCGCCAGTGCCAGCAGTTGATGCTTTATCATTTGGTGCATTACTGCTCGCTATTGAACAATTACTAGTGGGCTTTATGTTGGCACTGTTTTTATTATTGCTTATTAGTGTGATGACAAAAATGGGCGCGATGATGTCGATGCAAATGGGTCTAGCCATGGCGATCATGAACGACCCTGCTAATGGCAACTCTAATCCAATATTAGGTCAGTGGTTCTTGCTATACGGCACACTATTATTTTTAGCTTTAGATGGCCACTTAGTGGCTATTGGGGTGATTGTTGATAGTTTCTATTTATGGCCAATTGGTAGGGGTGTATTCGAATTGCCGTTAATGGGACTTGTTGAGCGAGTCGGCTGGTTATTTGCTGCTGCATTTATGCTGGCTTTGCCTGCTATTGTAGCCATGCTGATGGTTAACCTGACCTTTGGTGTTCTCAGCAAGTCTGCGCCATCATTGAACGTCTTTGCTCTTGGTTTCCCCATGTCGATGTTAATGGGGCTGTTTTGCGTGTTCTTTTCATTTAGTGGTTTAGCAAGCCGCTATAGTGATATTTGCCTCGATGCCTTGTCTGCTATGCATCAGTTTATCGGGGGGTAA
- a CDS encoding flagellar biosynthetic protein FliQ, producing the protein MDVNELTSFFAEAIFLVVMMVAVLVVPGLLVGLCVAVFQAATQVNEQTLSFLPRLVLTLLMVLFAGEWLLMKISDLFERLFFSIPHVIG; encoded by the coding sequence ATGGATGTGAATGAGTTAACGTCATTCTTTGCTGAAGCCATATTTTTAGTGGTGATGATGGTTGCGGTACTTGTTGTACCGGGCTTACTGGTGGGTTTATGTGTTGCAGTATTTCAGGCTGCTACCCAAGTCAACGAGCAAACCTTGAGTTTCTTACCTCGTTTAGTGCTGACATTATTGATGGTGCTGTTTGCAGGAGAATGGTTACTGATGAAAATCAGTGATTTGTTCGAGCGCCTGTTCTTTAGCATTCCCCATGTGATTGGCTAG